One Hymenobacter tibetensis genomic window carries:
- a CDS encoding CPBP family intramembrane glutamic endopeptidase, with protein MNERNDSRNLHAPNEPPRSALPAVVFMVVCSPIWLAPQLLPVPHPAVLVVALLLLTFLFLRRENRSLAVLGLNASWLRMGQLLAGLIGGALLMLVVALCINVSLPLPWAYNPLFSPTAAVLSLVALLWGNAVEELVFRGYSFERLIASIGHWKAQLVTALLFALFHLVQGWPWQVALVGTTVGSLLFGLVVARWRSVPAAIGVHAALNWTTGLLLQDPPNAKTLFAPLSPRPWTTTEVMMAGAISSGVLLSACVVLWRQYLRSTEAARAEVACNVPAEQDQVEPYEP; from the coding sequence ATGAATGAGCGCAACGATTCTCGCAATTTGCACGCGCCGAATGAACCTCCGCGGTCTGCGCTGCCCGCCGTCGTGTTTATGGTCGTCTGCTCCCCCATCTGGCTTGCGCCGCAACTGCTGCCGGTTCCCCATCCCGCGGTCCTCGTCGTCGCCCTGCTGTTGCTGACCTTCCTTTTCTTGCGGCGCGAGAATCGTTCCCTCGCGGTGCTCGGCCTCAATGCCTCGTGGCTCCGGATGGGTCAGTTGCTGGCCGGGCTCATCGGGGGAGCATTGCTCATGCTGGTCGTCGCGCTGTGCATCAACGTGTCCCTTCCGTTGCCCTGGGCGTATAACCCCTTGTTTTCCCCCACGGCGGCAGTACTGTCTCTTGTGGCATTGCTGTGGGGGAACGCCGTGGAGGAACTCGTTTTTCGTGGGTACAGTTTCGAGCGGCTAATCGCCAGCATTGGCCACTGGAAAGCGCAACTGGTGACGGCCCTACTCTTCGCCCTGTTTCACCTGGTGCAGGGGTGGCCCTGGCAGGTTGCGCTGGTCGGGACAACGGTTGGCTCGTTGCTCTTCGGGTTGGTCGTTGCCCGCTGGCGGAGCGTCCCCGCCGCGATTGGAGTACATGCCGCTCTCAATTGGACCACTGGGTTGCTGCTCCAAGACCCGCCAAATGCGAAGACCCTTTTTGCACCCCTCTCACCCCGCCCCTGGACCACCACCGAGGTGATGATGGCAGGCGCGATTTCCAGTGGGGTGCTGCTCAGTGCTTGTGTCGTCTTGTGGAGACAATACCTGCGTTCTACTGAGGCAGCACGTGCCGAGGTCGCCTGCAACGTTCCCGCTGAGCAAGACCAAGTCGAGCCCTATGAGCCATAG